The Clostridioides sp. ES-S-0010-02 genome window below encodes:
- the secA gene encoding preprotein translocase subunit SecA, which translates to MTVLDRIVDKSDELEIKVLNYIVDDIDTLEPKMESLSDDELKNMTSIFKDRLKQGETLDDILQEAFAVVREVSKRVLGMRQYRVQLIGGIVLHQGKIAEMRTGEGKTLVGVAPIYLNALLGKGVHVVTVNEYLAQRDKETMQAVYEFLGLSVGVITSDLSPENRKKQYNCDITYGTNNEFGFDYLRDNMITNKSEKVQRELYYSIVDEVDSILIDEARTPLIIAGSGKEDTKLYELANAFIKTLKNEDYEVDKKENTVCLTQTGLSKAESFFCIENITHIDNIEIYHHTNQALRAHKLMERDVEYVVKDEEIQIVDEFTGRILDGRRYTDGLHQAIEAKEGVKIKDESKTLATVTFQNFFRLYEKLSGMTGTAKTEESEFESIYKLNVVQIPTNKPVIRADLHDKVFKTENAKYNAVVEEIIKINKTKQPVLVGTVSIEKSEMLSSMLKKRGIKHEVLNAKQHDKEAEIISRAGKLGSVTIATNMAGRGTDIALGAGDKIEEEKVRNIGGLYVIGTERHESRRIDNQLRGRSGRQGDPGTSRFFVSLEDEMIKLYGGKGIEKILKRMNAKDEDAIESKSLSKAIERAQRGIEGKNFEQRKNVLKYDDTINEQRKVIYEERNRVLNDLNISEDIQKMVREIIEDTAKRYLSNQRDYYSYFKSLYNDFMPPNTLLIPGVDKKSVDEVVQHTYEISKRVYDIKKMEVGIEKIEELEKRVLLQVVDTYWIDHIDAMDQLRQYIGLKSYAQKDPFKEYALEGYDMFEELNRKIRTTTVQYLYKFD; encoded by the coding sequence ATGACAGTTTTAGATAGAATTGTAGATAAGTCAGATGAGCTAGAAATTAAAGTACTTAATTATATAGTTGATGATATAGATACTCTAGAACCCAAAATGGAATCTTTAAGTGATGATGAGCTAAAAAATATGACAAGTATATTTAAAGATAGATTAAAACAAGGAGAAACTTTAGATGATATATTGCAAGAAGCTTTTGCAGTGGTTAGAGAAGTTTCTAAGAGAGTACTTGGAATGCGTCAATACAGAGTTCAATTAATTGGGGGTATAGTACTACATCAAGGCAAAATAGCAGAAATGAGAACTGGTGAAGGTAAGACACTAGTTGGTGTTGCCCCTATATATCTAAATGCTCTTTTAGGAAAAGGCGTTCATGTAGTTACTGTTAATGAATATCTAGCACAAAGAGATAAAGAAACTATGCAAGCAGTTTATGAGTTTTTAGGTTTAAGTGTAGGAGTTATTACATCAGATTTATCTCCAGAAAATAGAAAAAAACAATATAATTGTGACATAACTTATGGTACAAACAATGAGTTTGGATTTGATTATTTAAGAGATAATATGATAACTAATAAATCTGAAAAAGTTCAAAGAGAGTTATATTATTCTATAGTAGATGAAGTAGATTCAATTTTGATAGATGAAGCAAGAACTCCACTTATAATTGCTGGTAGTGGAAAAGAAGACACTAAGCTGTATGAACTTGCAAATGCCTTCATTAAAACTTTAAAAAATGAAGATTATGAGGTAGATAAGAAAGAAAACACTGTATGTCTTACACAAACAGGTTTAAGTAAAGCAGAGTCTTTTTTTTGTATAGAAAATATAACGCATATAGATAATATAGAGATTTACCATCATACAAATCAAGCATTAAGAGCACATAAATTAATGGAGAGAGATGTCGAGTATGTTGTTAAAGATGAAGAAATACAAATAGTGGATGAATTTACTGGAAGGATATTAGATGGAAGAAGATATACAGATGGTCTTCACCAAGCTATAGAGGCAAAAGAAGGGGTAAAGATTAAAGATGAGTCTAAAACATTAGCAACAGTTACTTTTCAAAATTTCTTTAGATTGTATGAAAAACTTTCAGGGATGACTGGTACTGCAAAAACCGAAGAAAGCGAATTTGAATCAATTTATAAGTTAAATGTTGTTCAGATACCAACAAATAAGCCTGTTATAAGAGCTGACTTACATGATAAAGTATTTAAAACAGAAAATGCAAAATATAATGCAGTTGTAGAAGAAATAATAAAGATAAATAAAACTAAACAACCAGTATTAGTGGGTACTGTTTCGATAGAAAAATCAGAAATGCTTTCAAGTATGTTAAAAAAGCGAGGAATAAAGCATGAAGTTCTAAATGCAAAACAACATGATAAAGAAGCTGAAATTATATCAAGGGCTGGAAAATTAGGTTCTGTTACTATTGCAACTAATATGGCAGGTAGAGGAACAGATATAGCCTTAGGTGCAGGAGATAAAATTGAAGAAGAAAAAGTAAGAAATATTGGCGGATTATATGTTATAGGAACTGAAAGACATGAATCAAGAAGAATAGATAATCAACTTAGAGGTCGTTCTGGACGTCAAGGAGACCCAGGAACATCTAGATTCTTTGTTAGTTTAGAAGATGAAATGATAAAATTATATGGTGGAAAAGGAATTGAAAAGATTTTAAAAAGAATGAATGCCAAAGATGAAGATGCAATTGAGAGTAAATCATTATCTAAAGCCATAGAAAGAGCTCAAAGAGGAATAGAAGGAAAGAATTTTGAGCAAAGAAAAAATGTACTTAAATATGATGATACTATTAATGAACAAAGAAAAGTTATATATGAGGAAAGAAATAGAGTTTTAAATGATTTAAATATATCTGAAGATATACAAAAAATGGTTAGAGAAATAATAGAAGATACAGCTAAGAGATATTTATCTAATCAAAGAGATTATTATAGTTACTTTAAATCTTTGTATAATGATTTTATGCCTCCAAACACATTGTTGATTCCAGGGGTAGATAAAAAAAGTGTAGATGAAGTTGTGCAACACACATATGAAATATCCAAAAGAGTTTACGATATTAAAAAAATGGAAGTTGGCATAGAAAAAATAGAAGAATTAGAGAAGAGAGTTTTATTGCAAGTAGTTGATACTTATTGGATAGACCATATAGATGCTATGGATCAACTAAGACAATATATAGGACTTAAGTCATATGCGCAAAAAGATCCATTTAAGGAATATGCTTTAGAAGGATATGATATGTTTGAAGAATTAAATAGAAAAATAAGAACAACAACAGTTCAATATTTGTATAAGTTTGATTAA
- a CDS encoding ABC transporter permease — MNKLKIMLLGFYKYKDLLYELVTRDIKIRYRRSVLGLLWTILNPILMMLVMTVVFSQLFRFEIENYPIYFFAGNILFSFLTESTTNSLHSMIESSSLIKKVYIPKYLFPLSKVISSLVNLFFSYVAMMIVMIITNVPFKVTMLLSPILILYISMFAIGLGLILSTMMVFFRDIAHLYSVITLLWMYLTPIFYPVSILKEKTTLALTLNPMYHFITYLRELVLYGTIPSYQDNIICFLIGLTFLIFGLFVFYRKQDKFILYI, encoded by the coding sequence ATGAATAAATTAAAGATAATGTTATTAGGTTTTTATAAGTATAAAGATCTTTTATACGAACTTGTAACAAGAGATATTAAAATTAGATATAGACGTTCAGTTTTGGGTCTTTTATGGACTATATTAAATCCTATTTTAATGATGTTAGTAATGACAGTTGTATTTTCACAATTATTTAGGTTTGAAATTGAAAATTATCCAATATATTTTTTTGCTGGGAATATATTATTTTCGTTTCTAACAGAATCTACAACAAATTCTTTGCATTCTATGATAGAAAGTAGTAGTTTAATTAAAAAGGTTTATATACCTAAATATTTATTTCCTTTATCAAAGGTAATATCTAGCTTAGTGAATTTATTTTTTTCATATGTTGCTATGATGATTGTAATGATTATTACTAATGTACCTTTTAAGGTTACCATGTTGCTTTCTCCAATATTAATTTTATATATTAGCATGTTTGCGATAGGTTTAGGTCTTATTTTATCAACAATGATGGTATTTTTTAGAGATATAGCACATTTGTACAGTGTAATAACTTTATTATGGATGTATTTAACACCAATTTTTTATCCTGTATCTATATTAAAGGAAAAAACTACTTTAGCATTAACATTGAATCCAATGTATCATTTTATAACCTATTTAAGAGAACTTGTACTATATGGAACTATTCCAAGTTATCAAGATAATATTATTTGTTTTTTAATTGGATTAACATTTTTAATATTTGGATTGTTTGTTTTTTATAGAAAACAAGATAAATTTATTTTATATATATAA
- a CDS encoding cell wall-binding repeat-containing protein, translated as MNIPKKIISLLTITIMLSGLSLNTVNASTKESLVGSGRWETAIEISKNGWESSKEAVLVNDSSIADALSATPFAKAKNAPILLTQSNSLDTRTKAELKRLNVSKVYLIGGNVTLSSNLEDELKSININSERISGDSRYSTSLELAKKIDSINTISKIVVVNGQKGLADAVSVGAAAAQGNMPIILSDTTNGTSTSKDFISKHNITTSYVIGGTNSVSEDIKNSLPNAKRISGENRNQTNAKVVEEFYKGTNLKNLYITKDGMKKQGDLIDSLAVGVLAAKNSSPVLLAGSKLDSVQKDILDTKIFDKITQVGGNGNEDVFKSIQDIQEETKYTVETIAELDTAIKKSDANDIIRFKNDDKITGSIDISTKKAITIEFNGLYSGKMNINMPNGDMYNYGDISGQIDIKDIKADTLVNEGTINDITIYDPNGCKIENEKDADIWKITLLDTSKNTYINNSGTITKIVSDASNTTIKNSGKIDSISGTKSPAVSGNQANDENIKDSDDKEAGGISVYIDSCSPPKEGKVMLRIPKEPKNSSYKIYYRIVKSRPSAMSVGDTISKNSWTQVTTRDSFMISAPDGYYVEAVEIYDSDRKVSKWGRSGSIDDGYNNTTSSATLRSYK; from the coding sequence ATGAATATACCAAAAAAAATTATATCGTTATTGACAATAACAATAATGTTAAGTGGATTATCTTTAAATACAGTGAATGCTTCAACAAAGGAATCTTTAGTTGGTAGTGGGAGATGGGAGACTGCTATAGAAATAAGTAAAAATGGTTGGGAAAGTTCAAAAGAAGCAGTATTAGTCAATGATAGTTCAATAGCAGATGCATTATCAGCAACACCTTTCGCAAAAGCTAAAAATGCTCCAATTTTATTAACACAAAGTAATAGTCTGGACACAAGAACTAAAGCTGAATTAAAAAGATTAAATGTATCAAAGGTTTATTTAATAGGAGGAAATGTTACACTAAGTTCTAATTTAGAAGATGAGTTGAAAAGTATAAACATCAACTCAGAAAGAATATCTGGAGATAGTAGATATTCTACTTCGTTAGAATTGGCTAAAAAAATAGATAGTATAAATACTATTTCTAAAATTGTTGTTGTAAATGGTCAAAAAGGTCTAGCTGATGCTGTAAGTGTTGGAGCTGCGGCAGCTCAAGGAAATATGCCTATAATACTTTCAGATACTACTAATGGAACTAGCACTTCAAAAGATTTTATAAGTAAACATAATATAACAACGTCTTATGTAATTGGTGGTACTAATTCTGTATCTGAGGACATTAAAAATTCGCTTCCTAATGCTAAAAGAATTTCTGGAGAAAATAGAAACCAAACTAATGCAAAAGTTGTAGAAGAATTTTACAAGGGTACAAATTTAAAAAATTTATATATAACTAAAGATGGTATGAAAAAACAGGGTGACTTAATTGATTCGCTAGCTGTTGGTGTTTTAGCTGCTAAAAATAGTTCACCTGTTCTTTTGGCAGGGAGTAAATTGGACTCGGTTCAAAAGGATATACTAGATACCAAAATTTTTGATAAGATTACACAAGTTGGTGGAAATGGAAATGAAGATGTATTTAAGTCAATACAAGATATTCAAGAAGAAACTAAGTACACAGTTGAAACGATTGCTGAACTTGATACAGCTATAAAGAAATCAGATGCTAATGATATTATAAGATTTAAAAATGATGATAAAATAACTGGCTCAATTGATATAAGTACAAAAAAAGCGATAACAATTGAATTTAATGGATTATATAGTGGGAAAATGAATATAAATATGCCAAATGGAGATATGTATAATTATGGAGATATAAGTGGACAGATAGATATTAAAGATATAAAAGCTGATACTTTAGTAAATGAGGGAACAATTAATGATATAACTATATATGATCCAAATGGTTGCAAAATAGAAAATGAAAAAGATGCTGATATTTGGAAAATAACATTATTGGATACATCTAAGAATACTTATATAAATAACAGTGGAACAATAACTAAAATTGTTAGTGATGCATCAAATACAACTATAAAAAATTCAGGAAAAATTGATTCAATAAGCGGAACTAAGTCACCTGCAGTAAGTGGTAATCAAGCTAATGATGAAAATATAAAGGATAGTGATGACAAAGAAGCAGGAGGAATATCTGTATATATAGATTCATGTTCTCCTCCAAAAGAAGGTAAAGTAATGCTAAGAATACCAAAAGAACCTAAAAATTCTAGTTATAAGATATATTATAGAATAGTGAAATCCAGACCATCTGCAATGAGTGTAGGAGATACTATCTCAAAAAATAGTTGGACTCAAGTAACTACTAGAGATTCATTTATGATTAGTGCTCCAGATGGATATTATGTAGAAGCTGTAGAAATCTATGATTCTGATAGAAAGGTAAGTAAGTGGGGAAGATCAGGAAGTATAGATGATGGATATAACAATACAACTTCATCAGCAACATTAAGAAGTTATAAATAA
- a CDS encoding ABC transporter ATP-binding protein codes for MENIIEVKNVSMMFNKSPEKIDNIKEYFVRLLKKQLMFEEFWALKDLSFCIKKGEAVGIVGFNGSGKSTILKIIAQVMKPTVGIVEVKGNVAPLIELGAGFDVNLSAKENIFLNGAVLGYSRKDMKSRFESIIDFAELWDFVDTPLKNYSSGMVARLGFSIATSIVPDILIVDEVLGVGDYKFQEKCQKRMNEIISNGTTVIFVSHTIDQVRELCNKVIWLEKGTLKMIGDTKEVCDRYMGIS; via the coding sequence TTGGAAAATATTATTGAAGTTAAAAATGTTTCTATGATGTTTAATAAAAGCCCTGAAAAAATTGATAATATTAAGGAATATTTTGTTAGATTATTAAAAAAGCAACTTATGTTTGAAGAATTTTGGGCTCTTAAAGATTTATCATTTTGTATAAAAAAAGGAGAAGCTGTTGGAATTGTAGGTTTTAATGGTTCTGGAAAAAGTACAATTTTAAAAATTATTGCTCAAGTAATGAAACCAACAGTAGGAATTGTTGAAGTTAAAGGAAATGTTGCACCATTAATAGAGCTTGGGGCGGGTTTTGATGTAAATCTTTCTGCGAAAGAAAATATATTCTTGAATGGAGCAGTACTTGGATATAGTAGGAAAGATATGAAGAGTAGATTTGAAAGCATTATAGATTTTGCGGAACTTTGGGATTTTGTTGATACTCCATTAAAAAATTATTCATCTGGTATGGTAGCTAGACTAGGTTTTTCTATAGCTACATCAATTGTTCCAGATATACTTATTGTAGATGAAGTTCTAGGTGTAGGAGATTATAAATTTCAAGAGAAATGTCAAAAGAGAATGAATGAGATAATTTCAAATGGAACAACCGTTATTTTTGTTTCTCATACAATTGATCAGGTTAGAGAACTATGTAATAAAGTAATATGGCTTGAAAAAGGAACTTTAAAAATGATTGGAGATACAAAAGAGGTATGTGATAGATATATGGGCATATCATAA
- a CDS encoding O-antigen ligase family protein: MLDKYYNRGKIEQVDKIILFILLAMMCVIPMIVHSYDFTNYSPIFTLSIYSSGQRIEIFNFYKTAVLYLGTSIVFLFFMYKIVFLKEELKNRKINILLLILTVGVIFSVIVSDYKDIALFGNVDRFEGALAWFCYIIIFFVLYNIKIDVKSFKLFYFGLFPFLIINLFLGLFEFFGINILDYKIIKLILGGGELSGTFWTTLYHYNFMSGIASVIFGVSLLYMLLEKNTKLKIWILLGEVISFTMILTSTSSSGFITMIISIPIILILAWRFADKKDLYIWTGVTFIINLIIYVVLNSFNSTIYEESFSMLGKLNSISILIIPGLILIIVALLMIMKFVNKKKFFNYTMILFVGFISIGLILFSYNLEKENKAIEANPNSTITKISDSKIFQKVNELSTDRLNIWSKTIELIDNPILGNGFDTLPYKILSEGKHGTLNSFGDTIDKPHNWYMTVLYGSGVVGLIGLIGTILVLIKGSFYSCVDRVENKYLYIFTIGVLAYAIQGMFNDSFAGTSVIFWIFAGLVANQILKTEDMKNES, translated from the coding sequence ATGTTAGATAAATATTATAATAGAGGAAAAATTGAACAAGTAGATAAAATTATTTTATTTATTTTATTAGCTATGATGTGTGTTATTCCAATGATAGTCCATAGCTATGATTTTACAAATTATAGCCCAATTTTTACACTATCAATATATTCTTCAGGGCAAAGAATAGAAATATTTAACTTTTATAAGACAGCAGTACTTTATTTGGGAACATCGATTGTTTTTCTTTTTTTCATGTACAAAATAGTATTTCTTAAGGAAGAATTAAAAAATAGAAAAATAAACATATTATTACTTATACTTACAGTAGGTGTGATCTTTTCAGTTATCGTTTCAGATTATAAAGATATAGCTCTATTTGGTAATGTTGATAGATTTGAAGGTGCATTAGCTTGGTTTTGTTATATAATTATATTTTTTGTTTTATATAATATTAAAATAGATGTAAAGAGTTTTAAGCTGTTTTATTTTGGATTATTCCCATTTTTGATTATAAATCTATTTTTAGGTTTATTTGAATTTTTTGGAATAAATATTTTAGATTACAAAATTATTAAATTGATTCTTGGTGGTGGTGAATTGTCAGGAACTTTTTGGACAACTTTGTACCATTATAATTTTATGAGTGGTATAGCATCCGTTATTTTTGGAGTAAGTTTACTTTATATGTTACTTGAAAAAAATACAAAACTAAAAATATGGATACTATTGGGTGAAGTAATTTCTTTTACAATGATATTAACTTCAACTTCATCAAGTGGATTTATTACTATGATAATATCAATTCCTATTATACTAATTTTAGCATGGCGATTTGCAGATAAGAAAGATTTGTATATATGGACTGGAGTTACTTTTATTATAAATTTAATCATATATGTAGTGTTGAATTCATTTAATTCTACAATTTATGAAGAATCATTCTCTATGCTTGGTAAGTTAAATAGTATCTCTATACTTATAATTCCAGGATTAATTTTAATAATTGTTGCCCTTTTAATGATTATGAAATTCGTAAATAAAAAGAAATTTTTTAATTATACAATGATATTATTTGTAGGATTTATATCTATAGGATTAATACTATTTTCATATAATCTAGAAAAAGAGAATAAAGCTATAGAAGCAAATCCAAATTCAACTATAACTAAAATTTCAGATTCTAAAATTTTTCAAAAAGTTAATGAACTGAGTACTGATAGATTGAATATCTGGTCTAAGACAATAGAGTTGATTGATAATCCAATACTAGGAAATGGGTTTGATACCCTACCATATAAAATATTAAGTGAAGGTAAACATGGTACTCTTAACTCATTTGGTGATACTATAGATAAACCGCATAATTGGTATATGACAGTACTTTATGGAAGTGGTGTTGTTGGTCTAATAGGTTTGATTGGTACAATATTAGTTTTAATAAAAGGATCATTTTATAGTTGTGTTGATAGAGTAGAAAATAAATATTTATATATATTTACTATAGGTGTATTAGCATATGCAATACAAGGTATGTTTAATGATAGTTTTGCAGGCACATCTGTTATTTTTTGGATATTTGCTGGATTAGTAGCTAATCAGATATTAAAAACTGAAGATATGAAAAATGAATCTTAG
- the slpA gene encoding S-layer protein SlpA translates to MKKRNLAMAMAAVTVVGSAAPVFAAGSDVIELERGASYTVASSKGSDLVKDIIAAQNTATGAKVSGVEIKFFDANKKDGNTTNPKPIYSAQNVLNATNEDYVKTTLKGLASGEYADIVLTYDDSSDKVKIRVVSATEKTEIVSSDAKDTAKSIAEKYVFNDDDLEKALDKIGKPDFSKTDSYYEVTLYPEGKRLQGFSSYSATNYNKNDSLNSGEAYGNTPVILTVKSTSKSNLKTAIEELQKLNASYSNTTTLAGDDRIETAIEISKEYYGNDDADDVVKSVDNIVLVGANAIVDGLVAAPLAAEKDAPLLLTSKDKLDSNVKSEIKRVLDLKTSTAVTGKKVYIAGGENSVSKDVVKELESMGLKVERFSGDDRYETSLEIADEIGLDNDKAYVVGGTGLADAMSIASVASTKLDSSGDVDPNGKVTPIVVVDGKADKVSDDLDSFLGSADVDIIGGFASVSEKMEEAIADATGKGVTRVKGDDRQDTNSEVIKEYYKSGTAIGDKTTGISNFFVAKDGSTKEDQLVDALAVGAVAGAKYAPVILATDSLSSDQSVAISKVVKETGSKDLTQVGKGIATSVVKKIKDLLDM, encoded by the coding sequence ATGAAGAAAAGAAATTTAGCAATGGCTATGGCAGCTGTTACTGTAGTAGGTTCCGCTGCTCCAGTTTTTGCAGCAGGTTCAGATGTAATTGAGTTAGAAAGAGGAGCAAGCTATACAGTAGCAAGTTCTAAGGGAAGTGACTTAGTAAAAGATATAATAGCAGCTCAAAATACAGCAACTGGTGCAAAAGTATCAGGTGTAGAAATAAAGTTTTTTGATGCAAATAAAAAAGATGGTAATACTACAAACCCTAAACCAATATATTCAGCTCAAAATGTTTTAAATGCCACTAATGAAGATTATGTAAAGACAACTTTAAAAGGGTTAGCTTCAGGAGAATATGCAGATATAGTACTGACATATGATGATAGTTCTGATAAAGTTAAAATCAGAGTTGTATCAGCAACTGAAAAGACAGAAATTGTATCAAGTGATGCAAAAGATACTGCAAAATCTATAGCTGAAAAGTATGTATTTAATGATGATGATTTAGAGAAAGCTTTAGATAAAATAGGTAAGCCTGATTTTAGTAAAACAGATAGTTATTATGAAGTAACTCTTTACCCAGAAGGTAAAAGATTACAAGGATTTTCATCTTATTCAGCAACAAACTACAATAAGAATGATTCTTTAAATAGTGGAGAAGCTTATGGTAATACTCCAGTAATATTAACAGTTAAATCTACTAGTAAAAGTAATTTAAAAACTGCTATAGAAGAATTACAAAAACTAAATGCAAGCTATTCAAATACTACAACTTTAGCTGGCGATGATAGAATAGAAACAGCTATAGAGATAAGTAAAGAATACTATGGAAATGATGATGCAGATGATGTTGTAAAATCTGTTGATAATATTGTATTAGTTGGGGCTAATGCTATAGTTGATGGTTTAGTAGCAGCACCTTTAGCAGCTGAAAAAGATGCTCCATTATTATTAACTTCTAAAGATAAATTAGACTCAAATGTTAAATCTGAAATAAAGAGAGTTTTAGACTTAAAAACTTCAACAGCAGTAACTGGTAAAAAAGTTTATATAGCTGGTGGAGAAAATAGTGTTTCTAAAGATGTAGTGAAAGAATTAGAGTCAATGGGATTAAAAGTTGAAAGATTCTCAGGTGATGATAGATATGAAACTTCATTAGAAATAGCTGATGAAATTGGTTTAGACAATGATAAAGCATATGTAGTTGGTGGTACTGGATTAGCAGATGCTATGAGTATAGCTTCTGTAGCTTCTACTAAGTTAGATAGTTCTGGTGATGTAGATCCTAATGGAAAGGTTACTCCAATAGTAGTTGTAGATGGAAAAGCTGATAAAGTATCTGATGATTTAGATAGCTTCTTAGGAAGTGCTGATGTAGATATAATAGGTGGATTTGCAAGTGTTTCTGAAAAAATGGAAGAAGCTATAGCAGATGCTACTGGTAAAGGTGTTACAAGAGTTAAAGGTGATGACAGACAAGATACTAACTCTGAAGTTATAAAAGAATATTACAAATCAGGTACTGCAATAGGTGATAAAACTACTGGAATATCAAACTTCTTTGTTGCTAAAGATGGATCTACTAAAGAAGATCAATTAGTTGATGCATTAGCAGTAGGAGCTGTTGCAGGTGCTAAATACGCTCCAGTTATATTAGCTACTGATTCATTATCTTCTGATCAATCTGTTGCTATAAGCAAGGTTGTAAAAGAAACTGGATCTAAAGACTTAACTCAAGTTGGTAAAGGTATAGCTACATCTGTTGTTAAGAAAATAAAAGATTTATTAGATATGTAA
- a CDS encoding glycosyltransferase family 4 protein produces MKVKIALISEALGGGVRRHIIDLMENLNKDKFDIYFLYNSHRADDIMQEKIQNLMNLGVHLVEIKNLSNKIGLSDIFALKNIYRELKKINPDIVHCHSSKAGAVGRIAAKFIGVKFIYYTPHAYIFQNTKLSRMKKEIYIFIEKILSRYFTTKTINVSVGEKNYALNYNIDKKDKFIVIYNGVKENYSISNILIKNKLKKEFDVDKESMVVGVVSRVDEQKDPNTFINIAKYTLNKYSNVKFIYVGDGDLYKSMKECVLHERLEEKILFTGFRKDTEDILSIFDIVLTTSLYEGMPYVLVESLASSLPIIATDVIGNNEIVVNNKNGLLFEVGNHIQGFDCLEKLLENKNMIKSMRLKSLEIYEEKFTLDIMMNEYEKLYNIN; encoded by the coding sequence ATGAAAGTAAAAATAGCATTAATTTCAGAAGCATTAGGAGGAGGAGTGAGAAGACATATAATCGATCTTATGGAAAATCTAAATAAAGATAAATTTGATATTTATTTTCTATATAACTCCCATAGAGCGGATGATATAATGCAAGAAAAGATTCAAAATTTAATGAATTTAGGTGTTCATTTGGTAGAAATTAAGAATCTAAGTAATAAAATAGGTTTAAGTGATATTTTTGCACTTAAAAATATTTATAGAGAGTTAAAAAAGATAAATCCAGATATAGTACATTGTCATAGTTCAAAAGCTGGGGCAGTAGGTAGAATTGCAGCTAAGTTTATTGGAGTTAAATTTATATATTATACACCACATGCATATATTTTTCAAAATACTAAGTTATCTAGAATGAAAAAAGAAATATATATATTCATAGAAAAAATTTTAAGTAGATATTTTACAACTAAAACTATAAATGTTTCTGTTGGTGAGAAAAATTATGCGTTAAATTATAATATAGATAAAAAGGATAAATTTATTGTAATTTATAATGGTGTTAAAGAAAATTACAGTATAAGTAATATTTTGATTAAAAATAAATTAAAGAAAGAATTTGATGTGGATAAAGAAAGTATGGTTGTAGGTGTTGTATCAAGAGTTGATGAACAAAAAGATCCTAATACATTTATCAATATAGCTAAATATACATTAAATAAATATTCAAATGTAAAATTTATTTATGTTGGAGATGGTGATTTATATAAATCTATGAAAGAATGTGTATTACATGAGAGATTAGAAGAAAAAATACTATTTACAGGGTTTAGAAAAGATACAGAAGATATACTGAGTATTTTTGATATAGTGTTGACTACATCACTGTATGAAGGTATGCCATATGTGCTAGTCGAATCTCTTGCTTCCTCCTTACCAATTATTGCTACAGATGTTATTGGAAATAATGAAATAGTTGTTAATAATAAAAATGGGTTATTATTTGAAGTTGGTAATCATATTCAAGGATTTGATTGTTTGGAAAAATTGCTTGAAAACAAAAATATGATTAAAAGTATGAGATTAAAATCTTTGGAAATATATGAAGAGAAGTTTACTTTGGACATAATGATGAATGAATATGAAAAATTATATAATATCAATTAA